The window ACTCGACGCGGTCGCCGCCGATCTGGTCCTCCTGATCGCGCGGTTCCTCGACGCCGAGGGGACCGACTCGCTGTCGGTCCTGTACGACGCCGCCCTCGATCGCGGCTTCCAGCCCCTCGTCGAGGTCCACACCCGCGAGGAACTGGAGCGAGCGCTCGACGTCGGCGCGGGGATGATCGGGATCAACAACCGCGATCTCGGACGGTTGGAAGTCGATCTCGGGACGTTCGAGCGACTCGCCCCCCGCGTTCCGGACGACGTGACGCTCGTCGCCGAAAGCGGGGTCGCGACCGCGGCGGACGTCCGGCGGATGCGCGAGGCGGGGGCGGACGCGCTGTTGATCGGGACGGCTATTATGGACGGGGACGTGCAAGCGAACACCGAGCGACTGACCACAATCGACGCCCCGAACGCGGGGCGACGCGCGGACACCA of the Halobellus ruber genome contains:
- the trpC gene encoding indole-3-glycerol phosphate synthase, with the protein product MDASDDDLAPEVRSILDAAVERAGDDTRIAVDARSFPEAVAAAEADGRVPVVAEIKPTSPTTEGRRDDDPVELAREMVGGGAAALSVLTEPDFFGGSIERLERIREAVDVPVLRKDFVVHESQLDAVAADLVLLIARFLDAEGTDSLSVLYDAALDRGFQPLVEVHTREELERALDVGAGMIGINNRDLGRLEVDLGTFERLAPRVPDDVTLVAESGVATAADVRRMREAGADALLIGTAIMDGDVQANTERLTTIDAPNAGRRADTTTKFTTR